One Spiroplasma endosymbiont of Dioctria linearis DNA segment encodes these proteins:
- the dxr gene encoding 1-deoxy-D-xylulose-5-phosphate reductoisomerase, whose amino-acid sequence MKNIVLFGASGNIGQQCIELLQENKDKFNLIALSVGENDSKIESFLLCFPTIKKVYSKKELDSLKLKYPQVEFLTNNILDIFSKDDEVIINALSGFYGLQVTLKTIENNLVLLNANKESFVTAGNLINNMLKKSETKIYPLDSEHCAIFQCLEKENSAKVLFITASGGSFRDLTLQETKKVSLVDALKHPNWIMGSKITIDSSTMFNKAFEILEAYHLFGIKNIITLLHPQSIIHSMVGYNDGSIKAQLSIPDMKQVINYFLHFPKKNSYYKQKEIDFNDLIRLDLKEIDQDRFKPIKFALQCLELNNSKSIALNAANEICVKYFLKEKIDFYQITEIVEKIFKESENIELISYEEIVKYDKIIREKTMKRIEG is encoded by the coding sequence GTGAAAAATATTGTATTATTTGGAGCTTCAGGAAATATTGGTCAACAATGCATAGAATTATTACAAGAAAATAAAGATAAATTTAATTTAATAGCTTTGAGTGTAGGTGAAAATGATTCAAAAATTGAATCTTTTTTACTTTGTTTTCCAACAATTAAAAAAGTATATTCAAAGAAAGAATTAGACTCTTTAAAACTAAAATATCCACAGGTTGAGTTTTTAACAAACAATATTTTAGATATTTTTAGCAAGGATGATGAAGTAATTATTAATGCCTTAAGTGGGTTTTATGGTTTACAAGTTACATTAAAAACAATAGAAAATAACTTAGTTTTATTAAATGCTAATAAGGAATCATTTGTTACTGCTGGAAACTTAATAAATAATATGCTAAAAAAAAGTGAGACAAAAATATATCCTTTAGATTCAGAACACTGTGCAATTTTTCAATGTCTAGAAAAAGAAAATTCAGCAAAAGTTTTATTTATAACAGCATCTGGGGGAAGTTTTAGAGACTTAACTTTACAAGAAACTAAAAAAGTAAGTTTAGTTGATGCTTTAAAGCATCCTAATTGAATTATGGGTTCCAAAATAACTATTGATAGTTCAACAATGTTTAATAAAGCTTTTGAAATCCTTGAAGCTTATCATTTATTTGGAATTAAAAATATCATAACTTTATTACATCCTCAATCAATAATTCATTCAATGGTTGGTTATAATGATGGGTCAATAAAAGCACAACTGTCAATACCTGATATGAAACAAGTAATAAATTATTTTTTACACTTTCCTAAAAAAAATTCATATTATAAGCAAAAAGAAATAGATTTTAATGATTTAATAAGATTAGATTTAAAGGAAATTGACCAAGATAGATTTAAACCAATTAAGTTTGCTTTACAATGTTTGGAGTTAAATAATTCAAAATCAATTGCTTTAAATGCAGCAAATGAAATATGTGTTAAATACTTTTTAAAAGAAAAAATAGATTTCTATCAAATAACTGAAATAGTTGAAAAAATATTTAAAGAATCTGAAAATATTGAATTAATAAGTTATGAAGAAATAGTAAAATATGACAAAATTATTAGAGAAAAAACAATGAAAAGAATTGAGGGATAA
- a CDS encoding phosphatidate cytidylyltransferase has translation MIILSDSFQYIGGMRFGKTKLSPNISPKKTWEGALIGLGVAAGSGIIFAMIFKFAPPLQNFQPLREPMQSLGGQSIALEIIVYILLAIVFPIIGLFGDLLFSWVKRQVNIKDYSNLIPGHGGALDRMDSILFSLFVLFIFISSVA, from the coding sequence ATGATTATTTTAAGTGATTCATTCCAATATATTGGTGGAATGAGATTTGGAAAAACTAAATTAAGTCCAAATATAAGTCCTAAAAAAACTTGAGAGGGTGCTTTAATAGGACTTGGAGTTGCTGCAGGTTCTGGAATTATCTTTGCAATGATCTTTAAATTTGCACCACCACTACAAAACTTTCAACCACTAAGAGAACCAATGCAATCATTGGGTGGTCAATCAATTGCTCTTGAAATAATTGTTTATATTTTGTTGGCAATTGTCTTTCCAATAATTGGATTGTTTGGAGATTTATTATTTTCATGAGTTAAAAGACAAGTTAACATTAAAGATTATTCGAACTTAATTCCAGGTCATGGTGGAGCTTTGGATCGAATGGATTCAATCTTGTTTTCATTATTTGTATTATTTATCTTTATTAGCAGTGTTGCCTAA